Below is a genomic region from Raphanus sativus cultivar WK10039 chromosome 4, ASM80110v3, whole genome shotgun sequence.
ATACCTGAAGATAGCAAAAACATTGTGCAATGAACTATTCGAATctgtaaatataaaatgtcACGAGTAAAAACCTGAAATATAAGTATTCCTATCGTGACTTGACCATGAAGAGAACTTGTACTATTCCGTTCCACCAGAAACTTTACCACCTGATCAAATTGACATGTAGATAAAAAAACAGCAACTTAGGAAAAGATAAGCTTTTGAATAAAactcaagaaaagaaaatgaaaggtACCACTGCAGTAGATGACATAGATAGAAAAGCACCAACAAAAATACCCTCTGACAAACGTGCTCCACATAACTGCAAATGTCATACAGATCAATTATAAATAGTCGTTCCAAATAGGTAATATATACATGATTGTTTTTGCACATACCAATGCAGTTACACCACACAAAAACATGAGTAATACGATTTGGAAAAGTCCTCCAAGGACAGCAACTGGGCCAACAATTTTCAGCTGCAGCATCAAAACACAAGAACAAACAATAGATTATCCAACTGAGATTGTAAAAGTCGACGACATTAACAGTCAACAGGCAACAGATGCTTACCTTAGTCATTGAGAATTCCAAGCCCAAAGCAAAAAGGAGGAAAACAACACCAAACTGGGCCACGGTTTCAACCTGCCATAGCATCAATAAACACAAAACCCATGAAACACCAGAACAAATTTTcgtttatataaaattgatgAGAGTGACTATAACTGAATCAAAAGAATTAATAAATACCTGAACCATTTCACTGATGAATTTCAGACCCCCTGGGCCAATGATAGACCCCGCCAGAAGATATCCAACAATGACCTAAGAAACGTAGATAACATGAGAATAGATTATTGACGACAAGATAGAAGAGAAGATCTGTCCTTCATACCGGTTGTCCAAGACAGGAGAAGAGAATGCCACCAATGGCAGCAAAAACAATAATGACCACCAAATCCGATATCAATCTCAGGTCAACTTGAAGAATAGGATACTTAGATTTCTTGTTTGACATGACAAAAACATTGTTCtgcggaagaagaagaagattagaTTTAGGTGAAAGTGAAGAAATAGGGTGAGTAACCAATGCCAAATAACCACCTTTTTGTCAATAAGAGTCATATCATCAGAATCTTCATTTTCAAGGGAAAACACATCTTGAAGTTGGAATGGTCTCGTAGCGCTGcccaaaacaagaagaagataaaagaaggattaacattaaaataataatcatagaGGAGAACAAGAAGACTAGACTCTACTTGACGTACTTGTTTTCTAGAGTATCATTTCGTTTGCCCTTCTCATGCGTCACTTTTGCAACCGTCTCTATTTCAGCCTtggaggagaggagaggagaggagaatcAATGAGAATGCAAATATGAATGAATTGATGGATCTAAACAAGTGTGAACTGAAACCTTTACTTACTTGTTGATCAGCAACACTGCTGTTAAAGCTCGCTCCTCCATCAGATCCTTCAGGCTGATCGTTTTCTGAGAACTCTTTCTCCAGAACTCTATCGAACATTTTGGCGATACTCCCTTCCCCGTTTCCAGGTGCCGTCGAGTTCACTACGTTTCCGTAAAACCGCTCTCTCGTTTCCTCATCAGATCTCGCTGACAAAGTTGTACCGACTAAAAGGAGGAGCGACAATCCAATCACCATCAACCTCCCCATTGATATCTAACATATTTGTTCAAAATCCCTAATCAGCTCAATTTCATTCGATTACAAGTTTTGACTTTCAATGAAGAAGAAGGGAGACGTACACAAGGATGAAAGTGAGGAGAAGCCTGTGGATTCTGGTCATCGGATAACATGGCGGCGTAGCTTCTTCCTCGATCTCTCGCTCTCTTTCTCTCAGATCCAATTTTGCTTTTCAATTCTACTCCTTTCTCTTGTTTTCTTTCACAACCAAAACTATCCTCCACTTAAAACTCCCtttatatgattaatttatggtcaattattttttctcaacaatttataatcaatttaatcagaaaaaaaattagggaaaatgtttaaaaaatcatcaaattagCAAATGGTTGTATTTTAAACCTTGAAACTTATCTACTAATAAACACTTTAAACAATGTAACTTGtttaaataacatattaaaCATTGAAACTAATTTATTTGTTGCACACATGTTACTCTTGGTTAAAAGGCAAAAATAGGTGACATggtgatttacttttttttttcttttaaacaagATTTTTAGTTACTTTAactagtaaaaataaataaaattagataacaattcaatataaattctaaaaattgatacaattccaaaaatcaagaaaacaaaataaaaataaataaaatcaaaaaaataaaaataaaaattgtaaagatcaataaaaattaggaaaattttaataaaatattttaaaaaattaaaatattaatatactgaaaatgaaaatagtttataaaatcgaaataaaaaattataattttatattctaaaaaatattcaaaaatttaatattcaacaaaatgttttaaaatcctATTATATATCGTAATATCTTTTTACAGTAATATGATTAAATTTGTTATTGTCACCGCTATGTCGAACCTGAACCGAAAATTTTCAAATGCTTTTTGGATTCAAATCTCTAGGATTCAAAGGattcaaaattgaaaattaataaagatcaagaaattataaaatttataaaatagcttgtttttcttataattgGTTTCAAAAATAACAATGATATTATGAAAGAAACAAATTGTGATATGTTTATACCTTTATTAAGAAgttctttttataacaaaagaGAGTATAACTCTTTAACATTTTACTACAAAGCTTATTtgtatagattttatttttaaccttATTATAAACAAAGTTACACAACAACCCTAATTAATACTCATACAGAAGTAATCACGTCATTCcttacatataaatttgttatgagaaaattttgttatcttttgtaaaaaaactctctgattataataaaacttttttcTCTGAATTTTGAAGAGATAGATATGATGTGGGACTGGAAGGTACAACGATACTCACCCCGGTGAGAATCGAGGTTGTGGAGCACCCAACGTCACGACATACAGTGACTATTCCCATTGAAGAATTTAAAGGATAGTGTACTCTCTCTAGAGATTTCATCGTACGTGGCACCTTTCATCACTCTTCCAACTTGTTATCAAGTTTATCTAAGCTTGTGTCTCTATCTCTTTATTGCCTTGTATTTAACTTTTTCATTAGGATCGCACATCAAGTTTTTGATGTTGCTTTTATCTTTGTAACTggtaaaattatgaataaaatatgttttacaaaaaaaaaagatatgatgTGGGACAGAACAGAagataaaaatttaagaaattgAGTACGCTTAAAAATTGGATGAAGAAATAACAAATTTGTGaatgaaaggaagaagaaactaTGAAACAAGAAGGAGAAAATGTTTTGTAAAGAAAAGACATCAAGACGCAGGAGAggttgttttctttctttttttctttgttatttaaataaaaattaaagatatattttaacaaatatattgtgtaggtttattaatattttttctttagaaaatacCTATTTTTGTTGTAACAATTAAGTTTAatactaaataaattataatagaaAATTCTGATAGATAcaaagtgtagttttcaaaaggGTGAATTGGCGAAATAACTTTTTGTGGAGTTGAAATTAACAATCTAActatgattttgacataattgaTTGAGTGACTCTTTGGCCTCCTTTGCGCCGGTTATACCCTCTAACGTAATAGGTTACCGGTTACAAATCTTAAACTAAATGGCGTGccttgtttttgtttgcatATTAACCATCACATAATTCACGGAGCACGTGATTTATATTCAACACATATGATATAAATGTATGCATCGAGAAGAGTGGATAACAGTTGTAAGATTACCACACACGATGTTAACGTAACGTTGAAACGAAGATACTTACTGTGTAGGAATTCCATACTATGCACAATAGATAAAATAGTAAcatttcaaatatttcaaatatagtACGGAATGGAACGGTAAAGGCAACTCAAAATACAAGCATTTATATTCTATGTGGTAACTCAAATATGTGAGAAACGAAATCTAATTGTCCAAGTACAAGACAACTGATTTGCTATTCTACACCTCTCTCAAATGTTCATCTAGGTATGCCTTCATGGAAGTAGGTTATGATTTCGACAATTTTGAAATCCATTCTTCTAGAaactaaaacttataaataatcactaaacccaaaACAGAAAATGTGAACCCTAATCGCATGGCAACTCAAATATGCGAGAAATGAAACCCGACTATCGAAGTACAAGACCCCTGATTTTCTATTCTACATGCTGCATATGACATAGAAATGTTGAAATGACAATCGCAATATGATAACACTCTAACACCTTTCTCAAATGTTTATATGGGTAAGCCTTCATGGAACTAGGCTATGATTtctgaaattttgaaattcattCTTCCAGAAACTAAAACTTATAcattaatcactaaaccctaaatggAAACTATGAACCCAAAtcgaaatataaaatttgggAAATAGGTAAGACAAGTATGAATTTGGAATGTACAAATGTGAAAAGAAAAAGTCTAGCATAGCACACAATTGCAAATAAGATGAATTTTCATTCCATGTAGATCAGATGGAATGGAAACAGGGCCTAACGAACATCACAGAGAAGGTATGGGACCCCATCTTCAAGACCCACCCAAACTGCGTTCCATTCAATATCGCCAGATCCTCATCCTCTAATGCCTTCTTGATAACCTCAATCCAATAGAGGTTGAAATAGTTGTTAACCCGCTTCTTTCCATTTGGTTCAAAGTCCGGCTCAAACAATCTACATGGAAAGCTTAACTCGTCTTTGACAAACATGAACTATGATGGTAAGAACGGCACACGGTTAATACATAATGAACCAAATATAATGTCATAGGAACATACTTTTTATGTCAACCAGCCCAATTGATACGAAAGAATGGTGACACATGTTTTATATATCATTCTATGCCATTTCCAATATTATATTCCATCTCCAATACAATACGCTTTTTAGATTCCATAATAGGCAAGAAAACATATGTTATGTTCCATTCCAAATATAATTAAGATATGTTCTGTACAATTTCAAATAGAATAGAGCTAGAAGATCTCAGACTGGTTGCGAACAATATGTTCTATTCCATTCCAAATAAAATTGAGATATGTTCTGTACCATTTCAAATAGAATAGAGTTAGAAGATCTCAGACTGGTTTTCGAACGATGCATCCCTATGTATTGTAGATTTTTATTCCATACGACAAACTAGACTACTAAACTATGTTATGTCTATCTCCGATTAAAAACCTCAAATTTATCAAGGACTAAGAACACCCGGGGAAACTACAACCCTAAATAAACATTGCTAAGTTTCTGATGTATAGCAGATCCGACATGTAACGGCAATGAGGTGGAAGGTTTCACAATTATAGGTTTCACAATTATAGAATTCTAGGTGTAAGCGGCAGAAAGCAACTATAAAGGAGTACACAACCACCGGCGGTATTATTTTCCTCCGCCGAGACCGTAATAAAAAGGACAACCATGCGATTGGAAGAGAGACGGACTGAGATAGAGCAGACTTTGAGTAGATGCACCGTCGAACTGATTGTGGAGGAGCTATAGCGGAATTGCGGATGGAGATTTCTGAGAGGGAGAGACGGGGAGGATGAAAGCAAAGAGAGACTTTCTGTGGAAGGGAAAAAGACACGAGTTACTTTGCaggtaaaatttttaatttttttttttatttctatcaggTCACCCGGTAATTTATCAAGGATAGCATAGTAATATTATGTATTAAAGACGCCGTATATCGTTCCGTTAGGTTAAAAGGCTATTCTTCTAATTAGTGTTTTTTTCATGGCTATAGCTCCTAATTTCCCTTTTCAAAAagtataaataatagtatagttTTCAAACTAAAACTTCATATAAATGTATTTCTacattttttctcatttttacctcaacagaaataaatatatactattatttatgaagtgatttgatttatGTGTCAAGTCTCcatagttttatgtttttttcttatttgacaatatttttaataatttcaattagtatttttatttatttattatgttttaaaattttacttatatgttatatttttaaacttatctgatatacttttttaaatacttttagtTGGTGGTTTGGCTTATGTGTCAACTTCCCAATAGTTTAAGGATTTTTTCCtgttaatatttttcaataatttcagtagttttatttatttaatttattttaaaattttacttatatgttgtattttaaacttatatgttacacttttaaaatatattgtttgattattatatatcaataattaatataaacatGTGATAAGCATAGATTCATTGAATAATTAAATAATGTTCTAGAAAGTACTGATTAGGAAAACCATATATGTTACGTTAAAGACAATATTAATTATACCAACTCTATTATTATACCGACTCAATAGCTATTTATATCATTCAAGTTTCTTTCATTTACATATCACATATCAAAAGGTACACACAAATCTTAAAACATGTTAGCAAAAATAATAGCTCACAAACAATATATCTTATCCActattttagaataatttattagtttaacaaatattattatttaaattttaattttaaaatatgtgtatatatatatatatattttcatgatactaaaataattaataaacattaatatataattatcatgaTATTTAGAACATGTAgttaataaatagatattaacaATTGATATTAACACTATTTACCCATAACTAGGTGTTTAAACCACGCATGCGGGCATAAACATATAATAGTTACTTATTAGTACATAtattactaattaaaaattataataaaaattattcatgttttaatttgaaaattatttagtattatattgtttgaaacttctttttacattatatttcttattaataaataaatcttaaaaatcacCCAATATTCtctttgtaattatataaaaataaaagttttacttgattattattttactaggtagtaacccgcgccttgcgcgggatgagatggttagatcagtaattttttgaaaatattagaaagtatatatatatagtttggaatttgggttttgtgtgtttttttttgtgtttaatctcGGTGGTGCTGATTTTACGGCATAGACGTCACTGAGATAGAAACATATGTAAATCCTTTATTTTAGTGACATGTAAAAATTTACTGgaacataagagtaaacacaaaacatgttacctggcaactgcgaaagcatgtaatcatttattttatccacttcatcatttgtgggagtgagaatggctcgatgtctatacaaatccttaactgttgaggtttgaaaagcttgtccataaaTTTCCTTTTCCATAGTCTCAATGGTTTATATATATCACTGGtgtgatttatcttactctGATTCATTTGCATGAACTTGCgtataaagatataattattattatacaatttgattttcatatgcatgatttttgtataataacataccttcctcgtaggtcattgacttcaaacatgtaaggattccacagaacttggctgtattcgttgaaccatgtaagaagaactgattttgtgtataatatctaattcgagtaagataaatattattaatatctaatcaaattatatgtacgtaaatatttgtgtaatcacacttatatatttctttgcataggttttatgtataaatattattaatatataatcaaattattatgtacgtaaattttttgtgtaatcaaacttgttctatatttctttctttgcatcttactctcgaactcattttgtttatctttctatggctctctctctctctctctctctctctctctctctctctctctctctctctctctctctctctctctctctctctctctctctctctctctctctctctctctctctctctctctctctctcagattttatcagtattgatgagtgtttaaaaaaataagattaagattttaacatatttttattttaaacatacgaatcgtattaatgcccgcacacgggcattaatacgattcttatgttttatgtataaatattattaatatctaatcaaatgttttatgtattattaaaagtaaatttgttcttcagatgttttatgtattattcatataaatatgtattattcaaatacgattcatatgttttatgtattattatttatttcttgtttcttctatatatatttttatttttataaaagtcctttcgagaaaaagaaatatattcacaaactctccctataaggaaaaatatatacaacttaCTGCCAAGAATGGAATGAAATCCATtagtattattcatatatgtctttctatatgtagatttcaaaattatatttactttttctttaagATAATTGATGATGCATTATGTAGTTAGAGTTAGAGCTgtgcaaatcaaaccaattatgTAAGCAAACCAATTATGTAAGCAACTGATGATTTGGTTTGAGCTgtgcaaatcaaaccaaatcaaaccagTTTGATTTGGTGTGATTTGTTTATAAGATATGGTTTACGGTCTAGATTTATCTAAATTTACACGTAATGACtataattattactttttttttttacttatctaTGTAACAATTGTAATTGAAAAGTCAAAAagtgttttaatttatataatcgaGGTTACAATCTAAGATGGTCACTCTAAGCTTTTGTTACAATCTGGTTTATgcaaactataatttttatttgtgtttttaataaagtaattatagtgttttagtttatatagttgcaatattattgctaataagaaaggcaatacgaaagtaaatgcaaaattagattatgttaaatAGATACCTTATAAGTGcgaagtttagatatttaacattttttttactgatttgagacttggtaagcaagacaaatatttagtaggtaaatatggtaaccaagaaaaaaatttataatttttttactgattcAATTAAATGCAAAAATTTTTACATGCACAACGTTCTCGTATGTATTAAacaaacatatgtgttttacagAATCTGCTCGATATTATTATAATCTAATGTGATCTAAGCCAATGAAGtagttaaacaaatgtgttttcttgcactgTACGTCTATTTAACTTCTTTCTATAACCttacttgacaaaaaaatagaagaGAACCCTTTTATTAGTTGAAGTTGTTGTTTCGGTTATTAAACTTCCGCATAGTTCTTTATTTTTTGCTTCAAAGAATTCATACAACAAATAACTTACATACATGAAACATCAGTGTGcacaaataaccaaactatagcatacaaaaaaatacatgacagTCTATCAAACTTAACTATAATGTTACTGTTTCGTTCAATCCAATTTTGGCTATGCAGAGAAGCAAATGACTCCGAATATTACTTACATAAAACTATGGTTATACCATAGCAGcaaatgtttgatcacaatGCAAGACTTCTTTTGAATGCtagacttcctttgaatagcAGCAAATCACCATAGCAGCAATTGTTTCACCCACTTGCCTTGTCAAAATACACgacttcctttgaatgtttGATCACAACTTGATTACTAACGTAATGCTTGCGAGAAACAGGGATATAAACATTAGCTCCACGAGCAGCTCGGTtctacaaaaacatgaaaattgtaGATAATTATGGTCGACCTAtagaacaacaaaaaataagtgtagagactatgaaaaacataaagtttattcttcgtaaacgtatcaaatcttttccttctctctctcaatcttccatagttactcgggactgatgtttgctcgtcccttagctctcccttaCCTCTCcgtgtttgctcgtcccttagctctccctgttTGCAAACGGCAAACTCATCCGATTTGGCCTTCGCAACTGAAGTTCAAGCCAGTTGTATGTTCTCCCTAACTTTTGTCTTCCTCGTCTACGCTAAGGGCTGCCTCATCGATCTCGAGGTCAAGAACACGCGACAGAAGACGGCAAGACTCGAAGGGAGAGAACGATGACTCGGATCCTTCCATCGTCGAGAGATAATGCTTCAAAGTGTTTCTGCTTCGTGGTGGTGAGTTTCGTACGATTTTATCCACATGCTGAGATGGGGATTCAAACCATAAGTTGGAAATGTAGTTGTTTCTAAACGTTTAACGTCAACGCAGCACAAAACGAATGTACAAACAAACAGTTCgcgcatgaatgaaaaaaaaattggttacgtTTCTTGTAATGGaagcaaataaggaaacaaatcaaataattaaatgatccgtttttcttaaactccctcagagagtgacacgtggatccgagccttctcatgcattctcaccaaaatcgtttaaggaaagccttaaaaatgcttctcctttaatatataggggatgtgtttactgtttagtgtttttgaatttttattaaaatatattttcggaTAACATCACAATATatacaagaatttttttttagaatatacaTTATAGAGTttggataatttttattattattaatttcaatcgtttatctaatcaaatatgCTATTAATTTCAATATGGTGTTAGATAGTTTAGTTTTACCGGAACAACCTATGCTATTATTATTTGttgacatttattttttaacgcTTAAAATTTTCATTGAGCTCAAGCGGGCAAGGAGATAAATGTTTTGTTGGTTCCTCCaacaaaagagaacaaaaatagaaagataACGACATGCTTCAGAAAAAATCCAATAGAGAAAAAGAAGCAGTAAAGAAAACAGAGATGGCCAAGAAGGACGCAGAGTAAGTGCCTAAGATTCCTCTGCTATCGCCTGATGTAACCAGTGGGGACCAGCTCTTGCGATATACGATTGGTATAGCTGATTAGAAGTCACACTTTGTGCTATTCTTAGCGCAATAGAGCTCCTAGCAGGGAGGACGTAATCTAGACTCCATACATTCATTTGTTGAAGCTTTGAGATGATGACTTCAGAGATATGGGAAGATTCAAGATGGGATACCTGAACGTTCCAACGCTGTGAACAAGCTCGAGCCAAGCGAAAGGATGAATCGAAGATCACGTTGTCTAGCTTCAGGGTATGAACTCTTTCCACTGCCCATAAGAGAGCCCATAGTTCAGCTGATTCAGACGAGTAGACTGCAGAATATGATCGCCTGCTATGCATAAGGGTTAGCAACTGTTTATAATCCTTTTAGTGCCAATAGCTTTCTTTTCATTCCAAATACAATATATGTTTGATTTCAAATCCAAGtttcttaatttaattattactatACAAAATTGATCCAAAATCTACATtccataaataaaaactatgaaACACTAAAAAATCTTCGTGTCCTATTGGTTAAATGCCTGACCGGGATTGTGGTCGGGTGGTAAGGAGACGGGGCTGGGACActaacacgtttcaggttcgatccacCTGCTCCACGAAACTAAGTCACAATTATCCTGGTCATTTTACACGGATATAAGTTTATGCTTTAAAGCCCATTTGAATAcctggagagagagagagtctatCCGTGAGCTACACCTCCTCTTAAGGATTAGTCTGGACTTCTCTCTGGGTCTGGGATACCTCcagattaattaaaaaaaaactatgaaacaaaagaatataatttaatatattaattacaaatatggatttcataaataaaactatGAAACAAAAGAACATAATTTAATACATTGACTACAAATAtgaatattgaatttttataatttataatattaatttaaaatttattactaatttaatattttttagtaaaacTATACATTAGAATTAAGAATTGTTAggtatatatatctataataGTCCGCACAAGGTGTGGGACATcagctaatatatatttattttataatgttgaACTTCAAACTTGTAGTGTATTAGATCCGCTTCGTTGAAAAGGAACAAAATAAATGTATGTGAAATAGAAGCAAACAAATATTTgtgaaataatatatagaattttTCTGGGTGGGCCTCTAATAAATCAGCAAGAGC
It encodes:
- the LOC108815780 gene encoding K(+) efflux antiporter 5 produces the protein MLSDDQNPQASPHFHPCISMGRLMVIGLSLLLLVGTTLSARSDEETRERFYGNVVNSTAPGNGEGSIAKMFDRVLEKEFSENDQPEGSDGGASFNSSVADQQAEIETVAKVTHEKGKRNDTLENNATRPFQLQDVFSLENEDSDDMTLIDKKNNVFVMSNKKSKYPILQVDLRLISDLVVIIVFAAIGGILFSCLGQPVIVGYLLAGSIIGPGGLKFISEMVQVETVAQFGVVFLLFALGLEFSMTKLKIVGPVAVLGGLFQIVLLMFLCGVTALLCGARLSEGIFVGAFLSMSSTAVVVKFLVERNSTSSLHGQVTIGILIFQDCVVGLLFALLPVLGGNSGLLQGIISMGKLLLILSIYLTVASLLTWSFVPRFLKLMIQLSSQTNELYQLAAVAFCLLSAWCSDKLGLSLELGSFVAGVMLSTTEFAQHTLEQVEPIRNLFAALFLSSIGMLINVHFLWNHVDILLASVILVIVVKTAIAAIVVKAFRYNIKISFHVGVLLAQIGEFAFVLLSRASNLHVIEGKMYLLLLGTTALSLVTTPLLFKLIPSAMNLGVILRWFPSDNSSPNESMQEKASMIEVHNRTK